From Terriglobales bacterium:
GTCCACGGGGATGCGCCGCAAGAAACGCACTTTCTTGCCTCCCACGTCCACCCCATTCACCAGGGTCTCCAAATCGGGCGGATAACCTTCACTTCCCACTTTGATTTGAAATGCCGCGCGGTCAGCCGCGTCCTTATAGCGGTCAATGGCATCGCGTAATTCCCAGAGATCTCGGCGCAGTTCGCGCTCCCGTTCGCGCTGGATTTTCACCCGGACTAACGGAACCGCCAGCCCGGTGAGGATCGCGAGGATTGACATGGTGACAATCAACTCGACGAGCGTGAAGCCCCTCGACCTGCGCAACCGCACGTTTTCCAATGGAGGATATTTAGAGTGCACTGGTAGACGGCTAACGCCCACCAGGCGAACTTCTTTAATCATGAACTTATACACAACATTTTACTCGGATCTGCGGTCCCAAGGCGCTACTGCACGTTGATCGCGGCCTTTGAGCCACTCGCCTGGATCGGCTGCATGGCGGCATCGCGTAAACCGTCCCGCGTGATGCTGAGGGTAGAGCTGCCTGCGGCCTTGGCCAGGAACGTAATCGTAAATACATCTCCGTCGCCCGAGACTCCTCCCGTATTGGGAGGACGCGTCGCGGTAACCTGAAGAATCCCGGTGGCAGGATCATCCCGGTGCACCAGCGCCACCGCCTGGCCATCGCGCGACAGAAGGCGTCCATTAGAGACGTTCAGTACTTGCAGGGAATTCGGGTTGTAGGCAATTTGCACCGGAACCGAATAGATGTTTTGCCCACCCTTCAAATTTACGTTCACTGCAAAGGTAGAACCTACCGCCGGAGTGACGTTCTCTGGGTCGAAGCTGAGAGCCACTGCCGAACCAGGCGTCACGAATGGTTCAGCGGCGGCAGCCTGTGGCTGGGCCGGTGCCCCCGGCTGAGTAACAGCTGGCGGTTGGGAAGGCGCGGGTGCTGCGGAAGATGGTGACGTGGATTGCACTGGCGCTGCCGGCTGATTTACGTTAGGAGCCGCTTCGCTGGCTCGCCGTAGATCAATTGAGTTCGCCGTGCCCACATCCAACACGCGCTGATTCATCTCATCCACTACCTGGCCACGGACCACGTGCGGTATCAGCACAAAAACGATTTCGCTATCACGCCGATCCTGAGTAGTTTGCGAAAACAGGTATTTTAGAATTGGAACTTGCGCCAGCCACGGATAGCCGGTCAACGCTTTTGTGTCCTGGTGTTCCAGGATGCCACCCAGGATGTTGACTTCTCCCTCTTTGAGCCTGATCTCGTGCTCGATCTTGCGTTGTCCGATTACCGGCTGGTTGATGCCGCCGATGTTCGTCG
This genomic window contains:
- a CDS encoding type II secretion system protein translates to MIKEVRLVGVSRLPVHSKYPPLENVRLRRSRGFTLVELIVTMSILAILTGLAVPLVRVKIQRERERELRRDLWELRDAIDRYKDAADRAAFQIKVGSEGYPPDLETLVNGVDVGGKKVRFLRRIPVDPMTGKNEWGLRSMQDDPTSDSWGGQNVFDVFTKSPGTALDGTKYSEW